A stretch of Rhodoferax potami DNA encodes these proteins:
- a CDS encoding LysR family transcriptional regulator, protein MQLQLDDVALFTRIAKLGTLSAAARERNVPVSQVTRALTRLEAACGVRLLHRTTHGLSLTDEGDTLLSYGQRLLDTTAELDSELSGKLSGPSGWVRVSVSPLLAECVIAPSLQGLYDRHPALHLDINADDRVADMARDGIDIAIRTGSPNSDTLVARKIGEHGRSLYAAPAYLARCGTPQHPDDLARHHLIANSASPNLNRWTRAGGSTTAALTVPGHTRTDNTAVVLSLVRHGVGIARLNDLMAAPLVRSGELVPLLQTHFDGGRVPIYAVMLQERHRLPKIRACIDYWAEWITGMS, encoded by the coding sequence ATGCAACTCCAACTCGATGACGTCGCCCTATTCACCCGTATTGCCAAGCTGGGCACCCTGTCGGCCGCAGCCCGCGAGCGCAATGTGCCGGTCAGCCAAGTCACCCGTGCGCTGACCCGGTTGGAGGCGGCCTGCGGTGTGCGCCTGCTGCACCGCACCACCCACGGCCTGAGCCTGACCGACGAAGGCGACACCTTGCTCTCTTATGGTCAACGCTTGCTGGACACCACCGCCGAGCTGGACAGCGAGCTCAGCGGCAAGCTCAGCGGGCCCAGTGGCTGGGTGCGTGTCAGCGTAAGCCCTTTACTGGCCGAATGTGTCATTGCACCTAGCCTGCAAGGCTTGTATGACCGTCACCCGGCCTTACACCTCGACATCAACGCCGACGACCGCGTTGCTGACATGGCCCGCGACGGCATTGACATTGCCATTCGCACCGGCAGCCCGAACAGCGACACCTTGGTGGCGCGAAAAATCGGAGAACACGGCCGCAGCCTCTATGCCGCCCCCGCTTATCTGGCGCGCTGTGGCACACCGCAGCACCCGGACGACCTCGCCCGCCATCACCTGATCGCCAACAGCGCCAGCCCTAACCTGAACCGTTGGACTCGCGCTGGAGGCAGCACCACCGCGGCGCTGACCGTGCCCGGACACACCCGCACCGACAACACCGCAGTAGTGCTCAGCCTGGTGCGTCATGGAGTAGGTATCGCCCGCCTGAATGACCTGATGGCAGCACCCTTGGTGCGCTCTGGCGAACTGGTGCCCTTGCTGCAAACGCATTTCGACGGTGGCCGCGTCCCCATCTATGCTGTGATGCTGCAGGAGCGGCACCGCTTGCCGAAAATCCGCGCCTGTATCGATTACTGGGCGGAGTGGATTACCGGCATGTCCTGA
- a CDS encoding GntR family transcriptional regulator, whose protein sequence is MANASDISTRIIEAIMAQKLAPGARLGEQQLAMVFDCSRTIVREALTRLAARGIVTVSSRRGWYVIEPSLSEAREAFEARRVIEMGLIRCTTEVSKAAIKTLKAHIKTEQAAVKGTDVGLRSYLLGDFHVCLAECLGNSLLADTLRDFTARTTLIAMLYQSSHDAAHSCAEHGRIVEALEKSDWVLAEQLMQQHIGHVQDALRLQPAAEDPLAELRNALSPVGESSKPKLARLAQGLHTSLADKSSSSPSTYLGALL, encoded by the coding sequence ATGGCCAACGCATCCGACATCAGCACCCGCATCATTGAAGCCATCATGGCCCAGAAGCTGGCCCCGGGCGCACGCCTGGGCGAGCAGCAATTGGCCATGGTGTTTGACTGCAGCCGCACCATCGTGCGCGAGGCTCTGACCCGCCTGGCGGCGCGCGGCATTGTGACCGTCAGCAGCCGGCGTGGCTGGTATGTGATCGAGCCCTCGCTCAGTGAAGCGCGCGAGGCCTTTGAGGCCCGCCGCGTGATCGAGATGGGCCTGATCCGCTGCACCACCGAGGTGAGCAAAGCTGCCATCAAAACCCTCAAAGCGCACATCAAGACCGAGCAGGCCGCCGTAAAAGGCACCGATGTGGGGCTGCGCAGCTACCTGCTGGGCGATTTTCATGTGTGCCTGGCCGAATGCTTGGGCAACAGCCTGCTGGCCGACACCCTGCGCGACTTCACCGCACGCACCACCTTGATCGCCATGCTCTACCAGTCATCCCACGATGCGGCCCATTCCTGTGCAGAACACGGCCGCATTGTCGAAGCCCTGGAGAAGTCCGATTGGGTGCTGGCCGAACAACTCATGCAACAACACATCGGCCACGTGCAAGACGCCCTGCGCCTGCAGCCCGCTGCCGAGGACCCGCTGGCTGAGCTGCGCAATGCACTCAGCCCCGTGGGCGAAAGCAGCAAGCCCAAACTTGCGCGTTTGGCACAGGGCTTGCATACAAGCCTTGCAGACAAATCCTCTTCATCCCCCTCAACCTACCTTGGAGCCCTGCTATGA
- a CDS encoding transporter substrate-binding domain-containing protein, which produces MTFPLNKRTFALALATGALLAASGVQAQTALDDIMKSKVLKVAVQTDSAPYGFVGTDLKPIGLDVDMANLIGKKLGVPVELVVVVSASRIPALQTKKADLVIATLGKNPDREKVIDFSSAYSPFFQAVFGPKNIPVKSFADLAGKSVGVTRGAMEDQELGKVAPTGIDTKRFEDNNATIAAFTAGQVQFVALGASVAGNMMTKNPQLSAEYKLLLKDSPNFIGIAKGEDKLKAKVNEIIADAKKSGELEAMAKKWLGRGLGELPL; this is translated from the coding sequence ATGACCTTCCCCTTGAACAAACGCACTTTCGCCCTGGCGCTGGCCACCGGCGCCTTGCTGGCCGCCTCTGGCGTGCAAGCGCAAACCGCGCTGGACGACATCATGAAATCCAAGGTGCTAAAGGTCGCCGTGCAGACCGACTCTGCGCCTTACGGCTTTGTGGGCACCGACCTCAAGCCCATCGGCCTGGACGTGGACATGGCCAACCTCATCGGCAAAAAACTGGGCGTGCCGGTGGAGCTGGTAGTAGTGGTGAGCGCCAGCCGCATTCCCGCGCTGCAAACCAAAAAGGCCGACTTGGTGATTGCCACTCTGGGCAAGAACCCGGACCGCGAAAAAGTGATCGACTTCTCGTCGGCCTACTCCCCCTTCTTCCAGGCGGTGTTCGGCCCCAAAAACATCCCCGTCAAGAGCTTTGCGGATCTGGCCGGCAAGTCGGTGGGCGTGACCCGCGGCGCCATGGAAGACCAGGAGCTGGGCAAGGTGGCCCCAACAGGTATCGACACCAAGCGCTTTGAAGACAACAACGCCACCATCGCCGCCTTCACCGCCGGCCAGGTGCAGTTTGTGGCCCTGGGCGCATCGGTGGCCGGCAACATGATGACCAAGAACCCGCAGCTGTCAGCCGAGTACAAGCTGCTGCTCAAGGACAGCCCCAACTTCATCGGCATCGCCAAGGGTGAAGACAAGCTCAAGGCCAAAGTGAACGAGATCATTGCCGACGCCAAGAAGAGCGGCGAGCTCGAAGCCATGGCCAAGAAGTGGCTGGGTCGTGGTCTGGGTGAGTTGCCCCTGTAA
- a CDS encoding amino acid ABC transporter permease has protein sequence MRIELDFGAVLAEWPLLLTGVGWTLALTAVAVVAGTALGVGCAWVRARGFGADHAPRWLQAVVGGYVELIRNTPFIVQLFFIFFGLPAAGFKLSAETASFIAMVINLGAYATEIIRAGLEATPKGQIEAAVSLALNRLQTFTYVVLPPALKKIWPSLVSQVVIVMLGSSVCGQISTKELSYAADLIQSNNFRSFEAFMVVGAVYLLLSFVVRHVLNWLGATFVFGRR, from the coding sequence ATGCGCATTGAACTCGACTTCGGGGCGGTACTGGCCGAGTGGCCGCTGCTGCTCACCGGTGTGGGCTGGACCCTGGCACTCACGGCAGTGGCCGTGGTGGCGGGCACCGCCCTGGGCGTAGGCTGCGCATGGGTGCGGGCACGCGGCTTTGGCGCGGACCATGCACCGCGCTGGCTGCAAGCGGTGGTGGGCGGGTATGTGGAGCTGATCCGCAACACGCCCTTCATCGTGCAGCTGTTTTTCATCTTCTTCGGGCTGCCAGCGGCGGGCTTCAAGCTGTCCGCGGAAACGGCGTCCTTCATTGCCATGGTGATCAACCTCGGGGCCTATGCCACCGAGATCATCCGCGCCGGGCTGGAAGCCACGCCCAAGGGGCAGATCGAAGCGGCGGTGAGCCTGGCGCTTAACCGCCTGCAAACGTTCACCTACGTGGTGCTGCCACCGGCCTTGAAGAAGATCTGGCCCAGCCTGGTCAGCCAGGTGGTGATCGTGATGCTGGGCTCCTCGGTGTGCGGGCAGATTTCCACCAAGGAACTGAGCTACGCGGCCGACCTGATCCAGAGCAACAACTTCCGCTCGTTTGAGGCCTTCATGGTGGTGGGCGCGGTGTACCTGCTGCTGTCCTTTGTGGTGCGCCATGTGCTCAACTGGCTGGGCGCCACCTTTGTGTTCGGAAGGCGCTGA
- a CDS encoding amino acid ABC transporter permease, which translates to MVDFSLWDIFRNLLLALRWTVGLSLIAFIGGGVVGLLLLMLRLSKLPGATVFVSCYVQLFQGVPLLVQLFLAYYGLGLFGINTSPWVAAGMGLTLYASAFLTEIWRGSVESIPRGQWEASQSLALNFAEQLRYIILPQAFKISVAPTVGFLVQVIKGTALASVIGFMELTKVGKTIANATFSPFLVFSCVALMYFVLCYPVSLYAKSLERKLHAHR; encoded by the coding sequence ATGGTGGACTTTTCCCTCTGGGACATTTTTCGCAACCTGCTGCTGGCCCTGCGCTGGACGGTGGGGCTTTCGCTGATCGCCTTCATCGGCGGCGGCGTGGTCGGGCTGCTCTTGCTCATGCTGCGCTTGAGCAAGTTGCCGGGTGCCACCGTATTCGTGAGCTGCTATGTGCAGCTCTTCCAGGGCGTGCCGCTGCTGGTGCAGCTGTTTCTGGCGTACTACGGCTTGGGCCTCTTCGGCATCAACACCTCGCCGTGGGTAGCGGCAGGCATGGGGCTCACGCTGTACGCCAGCGCCTTTCTGACCGAGATCTGGCGCGGTAGCGTGGAGTCCATACCGCGCGGTCAGTGGGAGGCTTCGCAGAGCCTGGCATTGAACTTTGCCGAACAGCTACGCTACATCATCCTGCCCCAGGCCTTCAAGATTTCGGTCGCGCCCACCGTGGGCTTCTTGGTGCAGGTCATCAAGGGCACGGCACTGGCCTCGGTGATCGGCTTCATGGAGCTGACCAAGGTCGGCAAGACCATTGCCAATGCCACCTTCAGCCCGTTTCTGGTGTTCAGCTGCGTTGCGCTGATGTATTTCGTGCTGTGCTACCCGGTGAGCCTGTACGCCAAATCTTTGGAGAGAAAGTTACATGCCCATCGTTGA
- a CDS encoding amino acid ABC transporter ATP-binding protein yields the protein MPIVDIRALRKSYGSNEVLKGIDLQVEPGEVIAIIGKSGSGKSTLLRCINGLEEFQSGELTVDGKPLLHKNAAAMRALRQRVGMIFQGFNLFPHLTVGKNIMLAPSLVKAKDTASGEAHARALLERVGLAEKFDAFADQLSGGQQQRVAIARALAMEPAVLLCDEITSALDPELVGEVLRVVETLAQEGMTLLMVTHEMNFARRVSNRVIFMHQGRVHEMGPPAELFGNPQTPELQQFLKSLHD from the coding sequence ATGCCCATCGTTGATATCCGCGCCCTGCGCAAATCCTATGGCAGCAACGAGGTGCTTAAAGGCATCGACTTGCAAGTGGAGCCCGGCGAGGTCATCGCCATCATCGGTAAAAGCGGCTCGGGCAAAAGCACGCTGCTGCGTTGCATCAACGGCCTGGAAGAATTCCAGAGCGGCGAGCTCACGGTGGACGGCAAACCCCTGCTCCACAAAAACGCAGCCGCCATGCGCGCCCTGCGCCAGCGGGTGGGCATGATCTTCCAGGGCTTCAACCTCTTCCCGCACCTCACGGTGGGCAAGAACATCATGCTGGCACCCAGTCTGGTCAAGGCCAAGGACACAGCCAGCGGCGAGGCCCATGCCCGCGCCTTGCTGGAGCGTGTGGGCTTGGCCGAAAAGTTCGATGCCTTTGCCGACCAGCTCTCCGGCGGGCAGCAGCAGCGCGTGGCGATCGCTCGCGCCCTAGCCATGGAACCCGCGGTGTTGCTTTGCGACGAGATCACCAGCGCCCTGGACCCCGAATTGGTGGGCGAGGTGCTGCGTGTGGTGGAAACACTGGCGCAGGAAGGCATGACCCTGCTGATGGTGACGCATGAGATGAACTTCGCGCGCCGTGTCTCGAACCGGGTGATCTTCATGCACCAAGGGCGTGTGCATGAAATGGGGCCACCGGCAGAGCTGTTCGGCAATCCGCAAACGCCGGAGCTGCAGCAATTTCTGAAGTCGCTGCACGATTGA
- a CDS encoding phosphatidylglycerophosphatase A family protein codes for MSEPVTLIPLDTQTGEPLYPPRPRKPAGPTAQFMFSHPAHVIALGLGSGLSRIAPGTSGTLWAWVAFIALSQWLGEFGWGVLIALSIPVGWWASTVTARNMGVLDPGNIVIDEIVAFWLVLWLVTPTSLVGQALAFGLFRYFDAAKPGPVGWADRLFHGLQADTDRHAWTKAGWGIMLDDLVAAGCTLMVIAIWRFA; via the coding sequence ATGAGCGAACCTGTCACCCTGATTCCCCTGGATACCCAGACCGGCGAACCCCTGTACCCGCCCCGCCCGCGCAAACCAGCTGGACCCACCGCCCAATTCATGTTCTCCCACCCCGCGCATGTGATTGCGCTGGGCTTGGGCTCCGGCCTATCGCGCATTGCACCCGGCACCTCAGGCACCTTGTGGGCCTGGGTGGCATTTATTGCGCTGTCGCAGTGGCTGGGCGAATTCGGCTGGGGCGTGCTGATCGCCTTAAGTATTCCGGTGGGCTGGTGGGCCAGCACCGTCACCGCACGCAACATGGGCGTGCTGGACCCGGGCAATATCGTGATCGACGAGATCGTGGCCTTCTGGTTGGTGCTCTGGTTGGTCACCCCCACCTCACTGGTGGGGCAGGCACTGGCCTTCGGCCTGTTCCGCTACTTTGACGCAGCCAAACCCGGCCCGGTGGGCTGGGCAGACCGGCTTTTCCACGGCCTTCAGGCCGACACCGACCGCCATGCCTGGACCAAGGCCGGCTGGGGCATCATGCTCGACGACCTGGTGGCCGCCGGCTGCACGCTGATGGTGATTGCCATCTGGAGGTTTGCGTGA
- a CDS encoding CinA family protein, whose protein sequence is MLNRQWMLTTAESCTGGMIAAACTDLAGSSAWFERGFVTYSNEAKSDMLGVPVALISAHGAVSEPVARAMASGALQHSRAQVALSVTGIAGPSGGSPDKPVGTVWFGWATPDGVWSDVQRFDGDRAAVRAATLHHSLTRLVELLTPAT, encoded by the coding sequence ATGCTCAATCGCCAATGGATGCTAACCACCGCCGAGAGCTGCACCGGCGGCATGATTGCCGCTGCCTGCACCGACCTCGCGGGGTCGAGCGCCTGGTTTGAACGCGGCTTTGTGACCTATTCCAACGAAGCCAAGTCCGACATGCTGGGCGTGCCGGTTGCATTGATTTCCGCCCACGGTGCGGTCAGTGAGCCGGTGGCACGAGCCATGGCCAGCGGTGCCTTGCAACACTCCAGGGCGCAGGTGGCCCTGTCGGTGACAGGCATAGCCGGCCCCAGCGGAGGAAGCCCGGACAAGCCGGTGGGCACGGTCTGGTTCGGTTGGGCCACACCCGATGGTGTGTGGAGCGACGTGCAGCGCTTTGACGGGGACCGCGCCGCAGTCCGGGCCGCGACCCTGCACCACAGCCTCACGCGGCTGGTGGAGCTGCTCACACCTGCGACCTAA
- a CDS encoding substrate-binding periplasmic protein: MTSMGFTSFQLQAFRPSIGAALLSLACACAPATAEVLRLATGQFAPYATQERPDQGIALDIVRRAFALEGFEVEYTFKPWTRTLEESRAGLWDATAYWGRNPERDKGFLISDNVLTEQWVLVYRQSAFKEAPFDWRGLTDLKGLRIGVVQSYTYTPEFLALLKAGTLTTVTAPDDLASLRLLIGGRLDVVPMERNVACYLMQHHFMDSEVQDLRAHPRLFAPNFTTHVMFSDKLPDSAARLQAFNRGLRALKRTPAYTEKLNWPGCRLNAMAPAPERTPTKPKR, translated from the coding sequence ATGACATCGATGGGCTTCACCAGTTTTCAACTGCAAGCTTTTCGCCCCAGCATCGGGGCTGCGCTACTGTCGCTGGCGTGTGCGTGCGCGCCGGCTACCGCCGAGGTGCTGCGGTTGGCGACCGGCCAGTTTGCGCCCTATGCCACCCAGGAGCGGCCTGACCAGGGTATTGCACTGGACATTGTCCGGCGCGCCTTCGCCCTGGAGGGGTTTGAGGTGGAGTACACCTTCAAGCCCTGGACCCGCACCCTCGAAGAATCGCGTGCCGGCTTGTGGGATGCCACCGCCTATTGGGGCCGCAACCCCGAGCGGGACAAAGGTTTCCTGATCAGTGACAACGTGCTGACCGAGCAGTGGGTACTGGTGTATCGCCAAAGCGCTTTCAAGGAAGCTCCGTTCGACTGGCGGGGGCTCACTGACTTGAAGGGCCTGCGCATTGGGGTGGTGCAGTCTTACACCTACACCCCGGAGTTCCTGGCTCTGCTGAAGGCGGGCACTTTGACCACGGTCACCGCGCCAGACGACCTGGCGAGCCTGCGCTTGTTGATTGGCGGGCGTTTGGATGTGGTGCCCATGGAGCGCAACGTGGCGTGCTACCTGATGCAGCACCATTTTATGGACAGCGAGGTGCAAGACCTGCGGGCGCACCCGCGACTCTTTGCCCCGAACTTCACCACCCATGTGATGTTCAGCGACAAGCTGCCCGACAGTGCGGCCCGCTTGCAGGCCTTCAACCGCGGCTTGCGGGCACTGAAGCGTACTCCCGCTTATACAGAAAAGCTCAATTGGCCGGGCTGCCGCTTGAATGCCATGGCCCCGGCGCCAGAGCGCACGCCCACCAAGCCCAAACGTTAA
- a CDS encoding alpha/beta fold hydrolase, producing the protein MSWFDGFEQRDFEVHGVRIHARVPQDAPGDRPALLLLHGFPQTHVLWHRVAQQLAQVFYLVMPDLRGYGDSSKPTGLPDHSNYSKRALAADMVAVMDALGIARFGVCGHDRGGRVAHRLAVDHPERVQGLCVIDIAPTLDMYAATDFAYASAYYHWFHLIQPTPLPETMILGAPLPYLHTKLGGWGGTGTTFIEPQAMAEYERCFLLPGTVHSMCEDYRASAGIDLEHDRASRALPNGAGRIACNTLVLWGERGVVNRLFDPLTLWQAQCAATVTGVAMAAGHFIPEELPELTARHLKEFFHG; encoded by the coding sequence ATGTCCTGGTTTGATGGTTTCGAGCAACGCGATTTCGAGGTCCATGGAGTGCGCATCCACGCCCGGGTACCCCAGGACGCGCCGGGTGACAGGCCCGCGCTTTTGCTCTTGCATGGCTTCCCGCAAACCCATGTGCTGTGGCACCGGGTGGCACAACAGTTGGCCCAGGTCTTCTACCTGGTCATGCCGGATTTGCGCGGCTATGGCGACTCCAGCAAACCTACCGGCCTGCCGGACCACAGCAACTACAGCAAACGCGCACTGGCCGCCGATATGGTGGCCGTGATGGATGCGCTGGGCATCGCCCGCTTCGGCGTCTGCGGGCATGACCGGGGCGGGCGCGTCGCCCACCGGCTCGCAGTGGACCACCCGGAACGGGTGCAAGGCCTGTGCGTGATCGACATCGCCCCCACGCTGGACATGTACGCCGCCACCGACTTTGCCTATGCCAGTGCGTATTACCACTGGTTCCACCTGATTCAGCCCACGCCTTTGCCCGAGACCATGATCCTGGGTGCGCCCCTGCCCTATCTGCACACCAAACTAGGCGGCTGGGGCGGCACCGGCACCACCTTCATTGAGCCGCAGGCCATGGCGGAATACGAGCGCTGTTTTTTGTTGCCGGGCACGGTGCACAGCATGTGCGAGGACTACCGGGCAAGCGCAGGCATAGACCTCGAACACGACCGCGCCAGCCGGGCACTGCCGAACGGGGCTGGGCGCATTGCCTGCAACACCTTGGTGTTGTGGGGCGAGCGGGGCGTGGTGAACCGCCTGTTTGATCCGCTGACACTGTGGCAGGCCCAATGCGCAGCGACAGTCACCGGCGTGGCCATGGCCGCAGGCCACTTCATCCCCGAAGAGCTCCCTGAGCTCACTGCGCGCCATTTGAAGGAGTTTTTTCATGGATGA
- a CDS encoding SDR family NAD(P)-dependent oxidoreductase, protein MDEGTGITHLPRGGSAIVIGAGGGIGAALLRSLEASGQFETVWGLGRHTTPALDLLDEDSIRTSAQAIQATGLPVRLVLDATGFLHNDTWSPEKSWQQLDPAHMAHSFAINAIGPALLMKHFLPLLTREGKTAFVTLSAKVGSIGDNRLGGWYSYRASKAALNQLVHTAAIELKRRHPHAVCVALHPGTVDTGLSTPFAKTGLDVRTPDAAAERLLTVIHQLQPEQSGGFINHDGTELPW, encoded by the coding sequence ATGGATGAGGGCACCGGAATCACCCATTTGCCCCGTGGCGGAAGCGCCATCGTCATTGGCGCCGGCGGCGGTATCGGCGCTGCGTTGTTGCGCAGCCTGGAGGCTTCTGGCCAGTTTGAAACAGTCTGGGGCTTGGGGCGCCACACGACGCCAGCGTTGGATCTGCTGGATGAAGACAGCATCCGGACATCGGCACAGGCTATTCAAGCCACCGGTCTACCCGTCCGGCTGGTGCTGGATGCGACCGGTTTTCTGCACAACGACACCTGGAGCCCGGAGAAAAGCTGGCAGCAGCTCGACCCCGCGCACATGGCGCACAGCTTCGCCATCAATGCCATCGGGCCGGCGCTGCTCATGAAGCACTTTTTGCCGCTGTTGACCCGCGAAGGGAAAACGGCTTTCGTCACCTTATCAGCCAAGGTGGGCAGCATCGGCGATAACCGGCTGGGCGGGTGGTACAGCTACCGCGCGAGCAAAGCGGCACTCAACCAACTGGTGCACACCGCAGCCATTGAGTTAAAGCGCCGCCACCCGCATGCCGTGTGTGTCGCCCTGCACCCGGGCACGGTGGACACCGGCCTGTCCACCCCGTTTGCAAAAACCGGACTAGATGTGCGCACACCAGACGCCGCCGCCGAACGCCTGCTGACAGTGATCCACCAACTGCAGCCGGAGCAGAGCGGCGGATTCATCAATCACGATGGCACGGAGTTGCCGTGGTGA
- a CDS encoding UPF0149 family protein yields the protein MTTNTPTESATDLEMSQGYSLSPEEFDEIDTILDDLRTRHDEIPQWEFCEGFMAALVVCRRPIAADEYFPVLLDMEVPAAGEAGGFTDAAQAARFMALWTRRWDDVVRGLGVEINGLDDENAYHPEVMDVRGAVASLPEEDRAKMEGEDLPSFGQVWALGFMFAVESWPEEWAAPRDKEAEKWLDASLQAIVALTEDDTDEPTISVFDDNGPASVSQRRINDFSDAVWAVYDLRELWRNFGPRVETVRKEAEPGRNDPCHCGSGKKYKKCHGA from the coding sequence ATGACCACCAATACACCGACCGAATCCGCAACTGATCTGGAAATGTCCCAGGGCTACAGCCTGAGCCCCGAGGAATTTGATGAAATTGACACCATCCTGGACGATCTGCGGACCCGCCATGACGAAATTCCCCAATGGGAATTCTGCGAAGGCTTTATGGCCGCGCTCGTGGTTTGCCGTCGCCCGATTGCGGCTGACGAATATTTCCCGGTGCTCCTCGACATGGAAGTCCCGGCCGCCGGCGAAGCCGGTGGATTTACGGATGCCGCGCAAGCCGCGCGTTTCATGGCCCTCTGGACCCGCCGCTGGGACGATGTCGTGCGCGGTCTGGGTGTGGAAATCAACGGCCTGGATGACGAAAACGCCTACCACCCGGAGGTGATGGATGTCCGCGGTGCGGTCGCCTCTTTGCCGGAGGAAGACCGCGCCAAGATGGAAGGCGAAGACTTGCCTTCGTTCGGTCAAGTCTGGGCCTTGGGCTTTATGTTCGCCGTGGAATCCTGGCCGGAAGAGTGGGCCGCCCCGCGCGACAAAGAGGCGGAAAAGTGGCTGGACGCCTCCTTGCAAGCCATCGTCGCGCTCACCGAAGACGACACCGACGAACCCACCATCTCGGTGTTTGACGACAACGGTCCGGCCAGTGTGAGCCAGCGCCGCATCAATGACTTTTCAGATGCCGTTTGGGCGGTCTACGACCTGCGCGAACTCTGGCGCAATTTCGGCCCCCGTGTCGAGACCGTGCGCAAGGAAGCTGAACCCGGCCGCAATGACCCGTGCCATTGCGGTAGCGGCAAGAAGTACAAGAAGTGCCACGGCGCTTAA